A DNA window from Vigna angularis cultivar LongXiaoDou No.4 chromosome 1, ASM1680809v1, whole genome shotgun sequence contains the following coding sequences:
- the LOC108323934 gene encoding uncharacterized protein LOC108323934 yields MWETTMAYSPLLPKPYYYHYQHQRCFKINLPKWTRASSAAPGVDLNTLQSAISKKDSDSVKEALNQLGEVGWAKKWSSQPYVSRRTTSLRELTNLGIKNAENLAIPSVRNDAAFLFTVVGTTGFFAVLAGQLPGDWGFFVPYLIGSISLVVLAVGSISPGLLQAAISSFSSFFPDYQERITRHEAAHFLIAYLLGLPILDYSLDIGKEHVNLIDERLEKLIYSGQLDSKELDRLAVVSMAGLAAEGLTYDKVVGQSADLFTLQRFINRTKPPLSKDQQQNLTRWAVLFAASLLKNNKVLHEALMEAMAKKASVLECIQTIENAA; encoded by the exons ATGTGGGAGACAACCATGGCTTACTCACCCCTTCTTCCCAAACCCTATTATTACCATTATCAACATCAAAGATGTTTCAAGATCAACCTTCCAAAATGGACAAGAGCTTCCTCTGCTGCCCCTGGGGTCGACCTCAACACACTCCAATCTGCCATTTCCAAG AAAGACAGTGATTCTGTTAAAGAGGCACTGAATCAGCTAGGTGAAGTTGGTTGGGCAAAGAAATGGAGTTCTCAGCCATATGTTTCACGTCGTACG ACATCACTGCGAGAGCTGACAAACCTAGGAATAAAAAACGCAGAGAACCTTGCAATTCCTAGTGTTAGAAACGAT GCAGCTTTTCTTTTCACTGTGGTTGGTACAACAGGATTTTTTGCTGTTCTGGCCGGGCAGCTTCCCGGG GACTGGGGTTTTTTTGTTCCATACTTGATTGGGAGTATTTCCTTAGTGGTTCTGGCTGTGGGTAGCATATCACCAGG GCTTCTCCAAGCTGCTATTAGCAGCTTCTCATCGTTTTTTCCTGATTATCAAGAGAGGATTACCAGACATGAAGCAGCTCACTTTTTGA TTGCTTATCTCCTTGGCTTACCCATTTTGGACTATTCACTGGATATTGGGAAAGAACATGTCAATCTCATTGATGAGAGGCTTGAAAAGCTTATCTATAGCGGTCAGCTTGATTCTAAAGAGCTAGATAG ATTAGCTGTTGTATCAATGGCTGGACTGGCAGCAGAAGGTTTAACATATGACAAGGTGGTTGGTCAATCTGCTGATCTTTTCACTCTACAG AGATTTATTAACAGAACCAAGCCACCCCTCAGCAAAGATCAGCAACAAAATCTCACAAGATGGGCT GTTCTGTTTGCTGCTTCCCTCTTGAAAAACAACAAGGTGCTTCATGAAGCCTTGATGGAAGCAATGGCAAAGAAGGCAAGCGTATTGGAGTGCATTCAGACAATTGAAAATGCAGCATAG
- the LOC108323800 gene encoding shikimate kinase 1, chloroplastic, with amino-acid sequence MDVKAARGLQLSAVVQHEKIGRRPRAGRLGMSPEPQRIRLFVSTRLSSTVTRRRTTSLEVSSSYDNVSASILESGHVRSPLDEELILKNRSQEIQPYLNGRCIYLVGMMGSGKTTVGKIMSQVLGYSFCDSDTLVEEEVGGNSVADIFKHHGEPFFRNKETEVLRKLSLMRQLVISTGGGAVIRPINWKYMHKGVSVWLDVPVEALARRIAAVGTNSRPLLHYEAGDPYSRAFMRLSAIFEERGESYANANARVSLKSIAIKLGKRDVSELSPTDIAIEALDQIDNFLKGEGDSYAEC; translated from the exons ATGGACGTGAAAGCTGCACGTGGGTTACAACTTTCAGCGGTTGTTCAGCATGAAAAGATTGGGAGAAGACCCAGAGCTGGTCGTTTGGGTATGTCTCCAGAACCGCAGAGGATTCGGCTTTTTGTTTCCACCAGGTTGTCTTCAACCGTGACACGCCGCAGAACAACCTCTCTGGAGGTTTCTTCTTCTTACGACAACGTTTCAG CTTCAATATTGGAATCTGGACATGTTCGTTCTCCTCTTGACGAAGAATTGATTCTAAAG AATAGATCGCAAGAGATCCAACCATATTTAAATGGACGCTGTATATATCTTGTTG GAATGATGGGCTCTGGGAAAACCACTGTGGGGAAGATAATGTCGCAAGTACTTGGTTATTCATTTTGTGACAG CGATACACTGGTGGAGGAGGAGGTTGGAGGAAACTCTGTAGCTGATATTTTCAAGCACCATGGTGAGCCTTTCTTTCGTAATAAGGAG ACTGAGGTATTGCGGAAGCTTTCCCTGATGCGTCAACTTGTTATTTCTACTGGTGGAGGTGCTGTTATAAGGCCCATTAATTG GAAATATATGCACAAGGGGGTTAGTGTTTGGTTGGACGTACCAGTGGAAGCCTTGGCACGGAGAATTGCCGCTGTAGGAACTAATTCTCGCCCCCTTCTACACTATGAAGCAGGGGATCCTTATTCACGG GCCTTTATGCGATTGTCTGCTATTTTTGAAGAGAGAGGCGAGTCTTACGCCAACGCCAATGCCAGGGTCTCGTTAAAAA GTATAGCAATAAAACTCGGAAAAAGAGATGTGTCGGAATTGTCTCCAACTGATATTGCAATTGAG GCACTGGATCAAATTGACAACTTTTTGAAGGGTGAAGGTGACAGTTATGCAGAATGCTAA